Proteins from a genomic interval of Nostoc sp. TCL240-02:
- a CDS encoding ABC transporter substrate-binding protein: MAKVALLIGVSEYEPGLTPLPAAAKDVDAMQQVLLHPEIGGFDEVKVLLNPQQHEMAVAIEILFDERQKDDLVLLFFSGHGIKDEDGKLYLAAHNTRKIGKGVPARATTVPASFVHDVMNKSCSKREVVILDCCFSGAFAEGMAAKDDGFVDVKNQLGGEGRAVLTSSTSTQFAFEQQGVETSTYTSYIVEGLETGAADRDEDGWISVDELHEYAAKKVQESTPAMKPEIYPVKGGFKIKLAKAPSNDPRLTYLREVEYWVEGGNGEISVAGRTALDALQETLQLSSEDAAAIETQVLAPIENKRIKLQRYELAFRDEIRQGFPLSDRTGANLKRLQQALGLRDEDIALIEAPIIAEQPLTPPLGIVNPPPPELSKFNYIVGSIIGVIGVIFGGTVVYFSRVKDEPQPVVQSIVNSCVKEEYALGDRISLGEEILLKQDTNSDKEAGVKAFLNGDCLTAINKFNSYRQANFTNKTDPEALIYLNNAKARQQTKHIKIAVSVPIGTTPNVAKEMLRGVAQAQDEVNSSTGINGKALEVAIANDDNDPSTAVQLATQFVADTNILAVVGHNASNASIAAAPVYQKGGLVMMSPTSFAQNLTSIGNYIFRTAPSVSSIANSISRYAINTEGKNNFLICIDDQAIDNLSFKQEFIQAIKATEAQTNPTKCDVSAPNFNPDAVISQAKSKGANAMLLALYIDRIKEGLTVARANQGQLAVFSSPTLYTNETLKAGKALDGLVIAVPWHSAAFPNNSFAQNAQKFWNGTVNWRTATAYDATLAIVAGFKTSNTRYELQKTLHDSSFSVDGATGKIQFAQSGDRKDNAIFLVKVQQIPGTDKYEFVPIQP; this comes from the coding sequence ATGGCGAAAGTAGCACTGCTGATAGGAGTCAGTGAGTATGAGCCTGGTCTTACTCCATTGCCAGCAGCAGCAAAAGATGTTGACGCAATGCAGCAAGTTTTGCTGCACCCAGAGATTGGCGGTTTTGATGAGGTAAAAGTGCTGCTGAATCCTCAACAACATGAGATGGCGGTCGCGATCGAAATCTTGTTTGACGAGCGTCAAAAAGATGACCTTGTGCTGCTATTTTTCTCTGGTCACGGCATTAAAGACGAGGACGGCAAGCTTTACTTGGCAGCTCATAACACACGCAAAATCGGCAAGGGAGTACCAGCTAGGGCAACAACAGTGCCAGCTAGCTTTGTGCATGATGTAATGAACAAGAGCTGTTCCAAACGCGAGGTAGTGATTCTTGATTGTTGCTTTAGTGGTGCGTTTGCCGAGGGTATGGCGGCTAAAGATGATGGTTTTGTGGATGTCAAGAACCAATTGGGTGGAGAAGGGCGGGCTGTTCTCACATCTTCGACTTCAACTCAATTTGCTTTTGAACAGCAAGGGGTAGAAACCTCAACTTACACCAGCTACATAGTTGAGGGGTTAGAGACTGGTGCAGCAGACCGCGATGAAGATGGTTGGATTTCTGTTGATGAATTGCATGAATACGCTGCCAAGAAGGTGCAAGAAAGTACGCCAGCCATGAAACCAGAGATATATCCTGTCAAAGGTGGCTTTAAAATCAAGCTTGCAAAAGCACCAAGTAACGATCCCAGACTCACATATCTTCGAGAAGTTGAGTATTGGGTAGAGGGCGGGAACGGTGAAATTTCTGTTGCTGGTCGCACTGCATTGGATGCATTACAAGAGACTCTGCAACTATCATCTGAGGACGCTGCTGCAATCGAAACTCAGGTTTTAGCACCTATCGAAAACAAAAGGATAAAATTACAGCGATATGAGCTAGCGTTCCGCGATGAGATTAGACAAGGGTTTCCTCTTAGCGATAGAACTGGGGCTAATTTGAAACGTCTTCAACAAGCGTTAGGACTTAGAGATGAAGATATAGCCTTAATCGAAGCTCCAATAATTGCTGAACAGCCACTTACCCCACCTCTAGGAATTGTCAATCCCCCACCTCCCGAACTTAGCAAATTTAACTATATAGTAGGTTCCATTATCGGAGTAATCGGAGTAATTTTTGGTGGTACTGTAGTCTACTTTTCTAGGGTTAAAGATGAACCTCAACCTGTAGTTCAATCTATAGTAAATTCCTGTGTAAAAGAGGAGTATGCTTTGGGTGACAGAATTAGTTTGGGTGAAGAAATTTTATTAAAACAAGATACGAACTCAGATAAAGAAGCTGGAGTGAAAGCATTTTTAAATGGTGATTGTCTGACTGCTATTAATAAGTTTAATTCATACCGTCAAGCTAATTTCACTAATAAAACAGACCCAGAAGCATTGATTTACTTGAATAACGCTAAAGCTCGTCAGCAGACAAAACACATCAAAATTGCTGTGAGTGTACCCATTGGTACAACCCCAAATGTAGCAAAAGAGATGTTACGCGGTGTGGCTCAAGCTCAAGATGAGGTGAATAGCAGTACTGGCATTAATGGCAAAGCTTTGGAGGTAGCGATCGCTAATGACGATAATGACCCAAGCACAGCCGTACAGCTTGCCACTCAGTTTGTCGCAGATACCAACATTTTAGCTGTAGTGGGACATAATGCTAGTAATGCTTCCATTGCAGCAGCCCCAGTGTATCAAAAAGGTGGGTTAGTAATGATGTCTCCCACCAGTTTTGCCCAAAACCTGACCAGTATTGGCAACTATATCTTCCGCACTGCTCCTAGTGTTAGCTCAATAGCAAATAGTATTTCTCGTTATGCCATAAACACAGAGGGCAAAAACAATTTTCTGATTTGTATCGATGATCAAGCGATAGATAATTTGTCTTTTAAGCAAGAATTTATTCAAGCGATAAAGGCTACTGAGGCTCAAACTAATCCCACGAAGTGCGATGTTTCTGCGCCCAACTTCAACCCCGATGCAGTAATTTCTCAAGCTAAAAGCAAAGGCGCTAATGCCATGTTATTAGCTCTCTACATAGACAGAATCAAGGAGGGTCTAACAGTTGCAAGAGCTAATCAAGGGCAATTAGCTGTATTTAGTAGTCCTACCCTTTATACTAATGAAACCTTAAAAGCAGGTAAAGCTTTAGATGGACTGGTAATTGCTGTACCTTGGCATTCCGCAGCATTTCCTAACAATTCCTTTGCACAAAACGCTCAGAAGTTTTGGAATGGAACCGTAAATTGGCGAACAGCGACTGCTTATGATGCGACTCTGGCAATTGTCGCAGGTTTTAAAACAAGTAATACTCGGTATGAGTTACAAAAGACGCTGCACGATTCAAGTTTTTCTGTCGATGGTGCTACAGGAAAGATTCAGTTTGCACAATCAGGTGATCGCAAAGATAATGCCATTTTCTTAGTCAAAGTTCAACAAATACCTGGCACTGATAAATACGAATTTGTGCCGATTCAACCTTAG